One Candidatus Tanganyikabacteria bacterium genomic window carries:
- a CDS encoding mucoidy inhibitor MuiA family protein — protein sequence MPVLRHWLPLSCAGILVAQPALAAPAPAVPTSQVAGVTVFPDRARVTRKLRMEVKPGARQAVFGALPADLDSESLRASGQGTALAAISGLEVRTVQLGAPPEGRTRDLERRIRGLDDQDRDLAAEIESHRLAQQALRAALANAGRVLGTALATGSFDPRQWLGPASLVSREDARLAKLILAAQRKQRELAGERDLLKRQLASLRGFQAKTAKAAVVFLDVTRAGRLDVTLTYDVPRAAWAPACDVTLGGDLGQARLAYHAKVTQQTGEDWQDTRVTLSSGRPDLGAAAPDLEEWFIGAEEPEEPE from the coding sequence GTGCCCGTGCTACGCCATTGGTTGCCCCTGTCCTGCGCCGGGATACTCGTCGCGCAGCCCGCCCTGGCGGCGCCGGCCCCGGCTGTGCCGACCTCCCAGGTCGCGGGGGTCACGGTATTCCCCGATCGGGCCCGCGTGACGCGCAAGCTCCGGATGGAGGTCAAGCCCGGCGCCCGCCAGGCGGTCTTCGGCGCGCTGCCGGCCGATCTCGATTCCGAGTCCCTGCGGGCCTCGGGGCAGGGCACCGCGCTGGCGGCGATCTCGGGGCTCGAAGTCCGCACGGTGCAACTCGGCGCCCCGCCGGAAGGCCGCACGCGAGACCTCGAGCGACGCATCCGCGGCCTCGACGACCAGGATCGGGACCTGGCCGCCGAGATCGAGAGCCACCGCCTGGCGCAGCAGGCGCTCCGCGCGGCCCTCGCCAACGCGGGTCGCGTCCTCGGGACCGCCCTCGCCACAGGGAGCTTCGATCCTCGCCAGTGGCTCGGGCCCGCGAGTCTGGTGAGCCGCGAGGACGCGCGCCTGGCCAAGCTCATCCTGGCGGCGCAACGCAAGCAGCGGGAACTGGCGGGGGAGCGCGATCTCCTCAAGCGGCAACTGGCGTCGCTGCGCGGTTTCCAGGCCAAGACCGCGAAGGCGGCGGTCGTCTTCCTGGACGTGACCCGCGCCGGAAGGCTCGACGTCACGCTCACCTACGACGTGCCCCGCGCCGCGTGGGCCCCCGCATGCGACGTGACGTTGGGGGGGGATCTCGGGCAGGCCCGCCTGGCCTACCACGCCAAGGTCACCCAGCAGACCGGGGAGGACTGGCAGGACACGCGCGTGACGCTATCGTCAGGCCGGCCCGACCTGGGCGCCGCCGCGCCGGATCTCGAGGAATGGTTCATCGGCGCCGAAGAACCCGAGGAGCCCGAA